The Nonlabens spongiae genome contains a region encoding:
- the hemN gene encoding oxygen-independent coproporphyrinogen III oxidase: MKAFDPQLVAKYNVAGPRYTSYPTVPYWDNTTFSEEGWINSLNLHASQDSSNEISLYIHLPFCESMCTFCGCTKRITKNHTLEIPYINAVLKEFQLYLNQLTFQPVVKQIHLGGGTPTFFSAENLGKLLDGVFAFAKASSQTAFSFEGHPNSTSKEHLELLKSYGFNRVCYGVQDYNETVQKAINRIQPFEHVQQATQMARDAGYESVGHDVIYGLPFQNLDHVIHTINQTIRLRPDRIAFYSYAHVPWIKGNGQRGYDEKDLPTAAVKRKQYEIGKQLLLEAGYVEIGMDHFALPTDELHDSMLNGSLHRNFMGYTSSKTEVMLGLGVSAIGDSWYGFAQNVKTLKEYYAALRNDKLPLLRGHLLNEEDLIIRKHILNLMCRFETSWSDQNLRFPQIPDVLIQLKELEKDGLVELFHDRIIVTESGKPFIRNICMPFDLRLQRKLPKVQLFSMTV, encoded by the coding sequence ATGAAAGCATTTGATCCGCAATTGGTTGCCAAGTATAATGTCGCTGGACCTAGATATACCAGTTACCCTACGGTTCCTTACTGGGACAACACTACGTTTTCAGAAGAAGGATGGATAAATAGTTTGAATTTACACGCCAGCCAAGATTCCTCAAATGAAATCAGCCTTTATATTCATTTACCTTTTTGTGAAAGCATGTGTACTTTTTGTGGATGTACTAAACGCATCACAAAAAACCATACACTCGAGATTCCCTATATCAATGCGGTTCTGAAAGAATTTCAACTTTATTTAAACCAACTCACTTTTCAGCCAGTCGTAAAACAAATTCATCTGGGGGGTGGAACTCCTACTTTTTTCTCAGCTGAGAATTTGGGTAAATTGCTTGATGGTGTATTTGCTTTCGCGAAAGCGTCATCACAAACAGCCTTTAGTTTTGAGGGACATCCTAACAGCACCAGCAAGGAACATTTGGAACTTTTAAAATCATACGGTTTTAATAGAGTATGCTACGGCGTTCAGGATTATAACGAGACGGTGCAAAAAGCCATTAATCGCATCCAGCCTTTTGAGCATGTTCAACAAGCCACTCAAATGGCACGAGATGCCGGCTATGAATCGGTAGGGCATGATGTGATTTATGGATTGCCATTTCAGAACCTAGATCACGTCATCCACACTATTAATCAAACGATACGCCTGCGTCCTGATCGCATCGCATTTTATAGTTACGCACACGTACCTTGGATAAAAGGGAATGGTCAGCGCGGCTACGATGAAAAAGACCTCCCGACCGCGGCTGTTAAAAGAAAGCAATATGAGATAGGCAAACAGCTTCTTCTCGAGGCGGGATATGTTGAGATAGGTATGGATCATTTTGCCTTACCGACAGATGAGCTACACGATTCTATGCTGAATGGTTCTTTACACCGCAATTTTATGGGCTACACCTCTTCAAAAACTGAGGTGATGCTGGGGTTAGGCGTTTCTGCCATAGGCGATAGTTGGTACGGTTTTGCACAAAATGTAAAAACCTTGAAAGAATATTATGCTGCGCTTAGAAATGATAAGCTGCCCTTGTTGCGCGGGCATTTACTCAACGAGGAAGATTTGATCATACGCAAGCACATCTTGAACCTCATGTGCCGGTTTGAAACATCCTGGTCTGATCAAAACCTACGCTTTCCACAAATCCCAGATGTACTTATTCAATTAAAGGAACTGGAAAAAGACGGTCTGGTTGAGCTATTTCACGATCGCATTATCGTGACCGAAAGCGGTAAACCCTTCATCCGGAACATTTGTATGCCTTTTGACTTAAGGTTGCAACGCAAATTGCCCAAAGTACAACTGTTCTCCATGACGGTTTGA
- a CDS encoding DUF2306 domain-containing protein, protein MPQDFIGWFHTIAAIIALITGSLVLAKTKGNKLHKIIGYIYAVSMLIVCATAFMIYKVHGRFGILHFFAVISTITLFLGMTPLLIKRKADYIVQHLSWMYWSVIGLYCAFAAEVFTRLPLILDIPNSYGIFYALVGLSAGAVGFVGSFYFKRKKRVWERTFSKVST, encoded by the coding sequence ATGCCACAAGATTTCATAGGCTGGTTTCATACCATCGCCGCGATAATAGCACTTATTACTGGTAGCTTAGTCTTAGCCAAAACTAAAGGAAACAAATTACACAAAATTATCGGCTATATTTATGCTGTGAGCATGTTGATCGTTTGCGCCACGGCTTTTATGATTTATAAAGTTCATGGCCGTTTCGGAATTCTTCACTTCTTTGCGGTCATCAGTACAATCACGCTTTTCTTAGGAATGACTCCCTTACTCATAAAACGTAAAGCTGATTACATAGTCCAGCATTTGTCGTGGATGTATTGGTCCGTCATAGGATTATATTGCGCCTTTGCGGCAGAGGTTTTCACCCGACTCCCATTGATACTTGATATCCCAAATTCCTACGGAATCTTTTATGCTCTGGTAGGATTGTCTGCTGGGGCTGTGGGATTTGTGGGAAGTTTTTATTTCAAAAGGAAGAAGCGGGTGTGGGAGCGTACCTTTTCAAAAGTGTCTACTTGA
- a CDS encoding App1 family protein yields MALFKRDPWILDVYRTYSGKHHLYIRGRALEDQPLKHFEQQTLYQTIRNTWRTFATDEIRNALVVLTLKNGKKFETKADHEGYFLFDIPVDQDLVKQTDDEGYLPFHVGFDEDNSAFAKAKKQKRISLNKFPGESLIPPDTAEYGVISDIDDTIMHTGVTSFLKLRVAFNTFFKNYDRRLPLKGAASFYQLLHRGKSGAAQNPMFYLSNSPWNLYKYLEKFLDFHGFPKGPILLRDFPTPWDRTPKLKKPHKEKQLLNIIKHYPEMKFILIGDSGEHDADYYMAVAEQYPDRILAIYLRSVKHKKKVLRIKSLADGFTICPMLLVNESKFAVDHARENGWII; encoded by the coding sequence ATGGCACTTTTTAAACGAGATCCTTGGATTCTGGATGTGTATCGCACCTACAGCGGCAAGCACCACTTGTACATAAGGGGTCGCGCCCTTGAAGATCAGCCACTCAAACATTTTGAACAGCAAACCCTCTATCAAACCATACGCAACACCTGGCGCACCTTTGCCACAGACGAGATACGCAATGCGCTGGTCGTCCTCACGCTCAAAAACGGAAAAAAGTTTGAGACTAAGGCTGATCATGAAGGTTATTTCTTGTTTGATATTCCCGTAGATCAAGACCTGGTTAAACAGACTGATGATGAGGGCTACTTGCCGTTTCATGTGGGATTTGATGAAGATAATTCCGCTTTCGCGAAAGCGAAAAAACAAAAACGCATCTCCCTAAATAAATTCCCTGGAGAATCCCTCATACCTCCCGATACCGCTGAGTATGGCGTGATAAGCGACATAGACGACACGATTATGCATACCGGCGTGACGAGTTTTCTCAAATTGCGCGTGGCGTTCAACACATTTTTCAAAAATTACGACCGCAGGTTGCCACTGAAGGGTGCGGCGAGTTTTTACCAGTTGCTGCACAGAGGAAAGTCTGGTGCCGCGCAAAATCCCATGTTTTATTTGAGTAACAGCCCGTGGAACTTGTACAAGTACTTGGAAAAGTTTCTCGATTTTCACGGATTTCCCAAAGGGCCAATTTTACTTCGGGATTTTCCCACGCCATGGGACCGCACGCCCAAACTCAAGAAGCCGCATAAAGAAAAACAGCTGCTCAACATTATTAAACACTATCCCGAAATGAAGTTTATTCTGATAGGCGATAGCGGCGAGCACGACGCCGATTATTACATGGCGGTGGCAGAGCAGTATCCAGATAGAATTTTAGCAATTTATCTAAGGTCGGTGAAGCACAAGAAAAAAGTGCTCCGCATCAAATCCCTCGCCGATGGCTTTACTATTTGTCCCATGCTGCTGGTTAATGAATCCAAGTTTGCCGTTGACCATGCTAGGGAAAATGGGTGGATCATTTGA
- a CDS encoding DUF4407 domain-containing protein, giving the protein MQSFFIMCSGADASLLKECGASERHKHAGIGATVFFTAFMAFIASGHALYTVFDNIWTAVAFGLVWGLLIFNLDRYIVSTLKKSGSRWREILQAVPRLLLAIIIAVVISKPLELKIFEKEIDQVLLEEKNAMTLDNQEQVAALYASDQSAFAKAIQQLKEEIAIKEAEVNALYATYIAEAEGTAGTKKLGKGPVYQEKREKHDAALAELQALKATNADKIAALEAQIAQSKIAQDQQIASSQPIIDNFDGLMARITALNKLPFFTSFFIFLLFLAIETSPILAKLIAPAGEYDLKLAEREGRVRSWVAQQKAQREILLTTDRDVNNRVYADIAEEQELYNYKRKIARELMQQQADAFYEKQRGVL; this is encoded by the coding sequence ATGCAGTCCTTTTTTATCATGTGCAGCGGTGCAGATGCCTCCCTACTCAAGGAGTGCGGTGCCAGCGAGCGCCACAAGCACGCCGGCATAGGCGCCACCGTTTTCTTTACCGCGTTCATGGCGTTTATTGCTTCGGGTCATGCGCTGTACACCGTTTTTGATAATATTTGGACGGCTGTAGCTTTTGGGCTGGTTTGGGGACTTTTGATCTTCAATCTGGATCGGTATATCGTGAGTACGCTCAAGAAAAGCGGCAGTCGCTGGCGTGAAATCCTTCAGGCCGTTCCCAGATTGTTGCTGGCTATCATCATTGCCGTGGTCATCTCAAAACCTTTGGAACTTAAGATTTTTGAAAAGGAAATCGACCAAGTGTTGCTCGAGGAGAAAAACGCCATGACGCTCGATAATCAGGAGCAAGTGGCAGCGCTGTATGCTAGTGATCAGTCCGCTTTCGCGAAAGCGATACAACAACTCAAAGAAGAAATAGCAATCAAGGAAGCCGAGGTCAACGCACTCTACGCTACCTACATCGCAGAGGCCGAAGGCACGGCAGGCACCAAAAAACTGGGCAAAGGACCCGTGTATCAAGAAAAACGTGAGAAACACGACGCCGCATTAGCAGAACTTCAAGCCCTAAAAGCTACCAATGCTGATAAAATCGCTGCTCTCGAGGCTCAGATCGCCCAGTCCAAAATCGCCCAAGACCAGCAAATCGCAAGCAGTCAGCCCATCATCGACAACTTCGATGGACTCATGGCGCGCATTACCGCGCTCAACAAGTTGCCATTTTTCACCTCGTTTTTCATTTTCTTGCTGTTTCTAGCCATTGAGACCAGCCCCATCCTAGCCAAACTCATCGCTCCAGCCGGTGAGTATGACTTAAAACTTGCCGAACGTGAAGGCCGCGTGCGCAGTTGGGTCGCCCAGCAAAAAGCACAACGTGAGATTCTGCTCACCACAGATCGTGACGTCAACAACCGCGTCTATGCCGACATCGCAGAAGAACAGGAATTATATAATTACAAAAGAAAAATTGCCCGCGAACTCATGCAACAACAGGCCGATGCGTTTTATGAAAAGCAGCGTGGGGTGCTTTAG
- a CDS encoding M56 family metallopeptidase — MEYLIKFSIVLFSLWLFYKLALENISWHHFKRFYLLGSLVVSAIIPVIVVRITQVEIPNLPLDPFISSTPQNTQDLIHASSIETSNESHFEWIHIVWVLYGVGVILMIYRFLKNLMSLKVSKNDTINTWNSIKIVRKKELDVPCSFLNRIYIPEGINVPEHILNHEKAHIDQRHSWDILFIETLLIVLWFHPLLYLYKYSIKLNHEFLADQAVLKNGFDLKVYQQSLLSYLERSKASALVHTYNFPIIKKRFTIMKTTTQTYLGILRILILIPVVAALVYSCGQEKEEAVIIDHSIKVAPENQENHVFGYDVNPYQKKGITVYNQVKYKYEIQDDFTVRLFTLNGKEIDQKLNKMEPFMKWDPKKEFDRLLRNPEKTEKAINDKKLIVQQSVKAMDTTSTTLKILTKDTMSLDQLKKIDPEKILLSKYFENGVEYINIMDIISLSAPSKNDIIYIDNNSPSGKITIQGKTYSYTNDESGIKIFDQNGEEINWYEKGWDIRERLVVPTKTEMDNLDIGQALKNGSKIYNNGKELAPSQYRKMVNFVSDSLRVKKENGINNYYFYDLRARGKEDWKNTKYFQQNKDNSIANNKKYPDTITYIKDLNKKDVKVPVIKVTRDYADQMQKNPVAATILRAMKLRYGNEAAYFLDGLETLPATIMLEASNELTLGFKVGKSEDGRPALFAAKDLPHTMEELQPMYGKLVAGIEDRANQKEYVIFDATGSTRK; from the coding sequence ATGGAATATCTCATCAAGTTTTCAATTGTTTTATTTAGCCTTTGGCTGTTTTACAAACTCGCTTTAGAGAATATAAGCTGGCATCATTTTAAGCGGTTTTATCTTTTGGGAAGTTTAGTTGTTTCAGCGATTATTCCTGTGATTGTGGTACGCATCACTCAGGTTGAGATTCCTAATCTTCCCTTAGATCCATTCATTTCTTCAACCCCACAGAACACTCAAGACCTGATACATGCATCAAGTATTGAAACCTCAAATGAATCGCACTTTGAGTGGATACATATAGTCTGGGTACTTTATGGCGTGGGAGTTATTTTGATGATCTATAGATTTCTCAAAAATTTAATGAGTTTAAAAGTATCTAAAAACGACACGATAAATACATGGAATTCAATTAAAATAGTCCGCAAAAAAGAGCTGGATGTTCCCTGCTCTTTTCTAAATAGAATTTATATTCCTGAGGGAATTAATGTGCCAGAGCATATTTTGAATCATGAGAAGGCGCACATTGATCAGCGACACAGTTGGGACATATTGTTTATTGAGACCCTATTAATTGTGTTATGGTTCCATCCTCTACTCTACCTCTATAAATATTCCATTAAGCTCAATCATGAGTTCTTAGCAGATCAAGCTGTGTTGAAAAATGGCTTTGACCTAAAAGTTTATCAGCAGAGCTTACTTTCTTATTTAGAAAGATCCAAAGCAAGCGCTTTAGTTCACACTTACAATTTTCCAATCATTAAAAAACGATTTACAATTATGAAAACCACTACTCAAACATACCTGGGAATACTTAGAATTTTGATATTAATTCCGGTAGTTGCAGCACTCGTTTACTCTTGTGGTCAGGAAAAGGAGGAGGCTGTGATTATTGATCACTCGATCAAAGTTGCTCCAGAAAATCAGGAGAATCATGTCTTCGGTTATGATGTTAATCCATATCAAAAAAAAGGTATTACAGTATACAATCAAGTTAAATATAAATATGAAATCCAAGATGATTTTACTGTACGCCTTTTCACTTTGAACGGAAAGGAAATTGATCAGAAACTAAATAAAATGGAACCGTTCATGAAATGGGACCCTAAGAAAGAGTTCGATCGACTCCTTAGAAATCCAGAAAAGACTGAAAAAGCAATCAATGATAAAAAGCTTATCGTACAACAGTCTGTAAAAGCCATGGACACCACGAGTACTACATTGAAGATTCTCACGAAAGATACTATGAGTTTGGATCAGTTGAAAAAAATCGATCCCGAAAAAATCTTATTGTCCAAATACTTTGAAAATGGTGTCGAGTATATCAATATTATGGACATTATTTCATTATCTGCCCCCTCTAAGAATGATATAATTTATATTGATAACAATAGCCCGAGTGGCAAGATCACGATACAGGGAAAAACTTATAGCTACACAAATGACGAATCTGGCATCAAAATTTTTGACCAAAATGGCGAGGAAATCAACTGGTACGAAAAAGGCTGGGACATCCGTGAAAGGCTGGTAGTCCCCACTAAAACCGAGATGGACAATCTAGACATAGGTCAGGCACTTAAAAATGGCTCTAAGATCTATAACAATGGAAAAGAACTTGCCCCATCGCAGTATCGTAAAATGGTAAATTTCGTTTCAGATTCGTTACGAGTGAAAAAAGAAAACGGAATCAATAATTATTATTTCTATGATTTGCGAGCTCGTGGTAAAGAGGATTGGAAGAATACGAAGTATTTCCAACAAAATAAGGACAATTCAATTGCCAATAACAAAAAGTACCCTGATACCATTACCTACATTAAAGATTTAAATAAGAAAGACGTAAAAGTTCCTGTTATAAAGGTCACAAGAGATTATGCTGATCAAATGCAAAAAAATCCAGTTGCCGCAACTATCCTCAGAGCGATGAAATTAAGATATGGGAATGAAGCTGCTTACTTCTTAGATGGATTGGAAACTCTTCCCGCTACTATAATGCTAGAAGCGTCTAATGAGCTTACACTCGGTTTTAAGGTTGGAAAGAGTGAAGATGGAAGACCTGCTTTATTTGCCGCTAAAGACCTACCCCACACTATGGAAGAATTACAACCCATGTATGGTAAACTCGTTGCTGGAATTGAAGATCGCGCTAACCAAAAAGAGTATGTGATCTTTGATGCAACAGGATCTACAAGAAAATAA
- a CDS encoding BlaI/MecI/CopY family transcriptional regulator codes for MKLSKSEEELMNHLWKQKRAFMKDLLECYPDPKPANTTIATLLKRMTDKGFIAYKTYGKSREYYPLIDKNRYFSKQVNGLIKNFFNDSASQFASFFTKETELSQEELKELRKIIDEQIEKE; via the coding sequence ATGAAATTATCAAAAAGTGAAGAAGAACTCATGAATCACCTCTGGAAGCAGAAGCGTGCATTTATGAAGGACCTACTGGAGTGTTATCCCGATCCCAAACCGGCAAACACTACCATTGCCACCTTGCTCAAACGCATGACCGATAAGGGATTTATCGCATACAAAACTTATGGTAAGAGTAGAGAGTATTATCCATTAATTGATAAAAACCGCTATTTCTCAAAGCAGGTAAATGGACTCATCAAAAACTTTTTCAACGACAGCGCCAGCCAGTTTGCCTCATTTTTTACAAAAGAAACAGAACTCAGTCAAGAAGAGTTGAAAGAGCTGCGTAAGATTATTGATGAACAGATAGAAAAGGAATGA
- a CDS encoding DoxX family protein translates to MQEQKPEQAEEWNLLSKLAFRFLFLFISLFITFLFLRWLIDPLLAWIGESIFGLSENLSRVSSGSGDRTMDYLAVFLQAILAVTGVIAWSLIGRKRNSHRKLRFWFMSLLRLFVAAVMLVYGFAKVFLIQFQTPSLTLLVQQVGEMSPMGLAWTFMGFNPVYTIFTGLLEVFAGLFLIFRRTKTLGALLTLGVMGHVAVMNLCFDIPVKIFSLHLVLMSLVLLSEDWRSLSHVFFGSNRALPKVKYHALQHTAVYHNIGKIKGIFTALFLFLITFVGFFILKPKIDRQQKKYRFYGIYEISDFEKEGDNDEVSSSQDWRYVIIEQKNKANIKFRDSVSAYHLIIDENIQKATIYHKDADSIPPNFAIQKLESITYRLKGKIGQDSLKFKMQRLDLKKFPLISRGFRWVNETPYNR, encoded by the coding sequence ATGCAAGAACAAAAACCTGAACAAGCGGAAGAGTGGAATCTCTTATCAAAACTTGCCTTCAGGTTTTTGTTTTTATTTATCTCACTGTTTATAACCTTTTTATTTTTAAGATGGTTGATCGATCCATTGCTGGCGTGGATAGGAGAATCGATATTCGGTCTATCTGAAAACTTGAGTAGGGTTTCCAGTGGTAGTGGGGATCGCACGATGGACTACCTTGCCGTGTTCCTGCAAGCCATTCTTGCGGTTACAGGTGTGATTGCATGGAGTTTAATAGGTCGCAAGAGAAATTCGCATAGAAAACTGAGGTTTTGGTTCATGAGCTTGTTGCGGTTATTTGTCGCGGCGGTCATGCTGGTGTACGGTTTTGCAAAAGTATTTTTGATTCAGTTTCAAACTCCTAGCCTTACCTTACTCGTACAACAAGTAGGCGAGATGTCTCCCATGGGACTGGCGTGGACCTTTATGGGGTTCAACCCAGTTTACACCATTTTCACGGGATTGCTTGAAGTTTTTGCTGGGCTGTTTCTTATCTTCAGGAGGACTAAAACACTAGGCGCTCTACTCACTCTGGGTGTTATGGGACATGTCGCAGTCATGAACCTGTGTTTTGATATTCCCGTGAAGATTTTTTCTTTGCATCTGGTATTAATGAGTCTGGTTTTATTAAGCGAAGACTGGAGATCGTTGTCTCATGTTTTCTTTGGTTCAAACAGAGCTCTTCCCAAAGTCAAATATCACGCTCTTCAACACACAGCGGTTTACCACAACATTGGTAAAATAAAAGGGATATTCACAGCCTTATTTTTATTCTTAATCACGTTTGTGGGCTTTTTCATTTTAAAACCCAAAATCGATCGCCAGCAGAAAAAATATCGTTTTTACGGTATTTATGAAATATCTGATTTTGAAAAGGAAGGTGACAATGATGAAGTAAGCTCTAGCCAGGATTGGCGATATGTTATTATAGAGCAGAAAAATAAGGCCAACATCAAATTCAGAGACAGCGTGAGCGCCTACCATCTAATTATAGATGAGAATATTCAAAAAGCTACCATCTACCATAAAGATGCGGATTCCATACCGCCGAATTTTGCCATCCAAAAACTAGAGAGTATAACTTATAGACTCAAAGGAAAAATCGGGCAAGACAGCTTGAAGTTTAAGATGCAGCGACTAGACCTCAAAAAGTTCCCACTAATTTCTAGAGGCTTCAGGTGGGTCAATGAGACTCCTTACAATCGATGA
- a CDS encoding dipeptidase — translation MNTKPYVEQHKDRFIQELIDLLKIPSISADPAYKEDVILTADKVKEALEKAGCDKVEICETPGYPIVYGERIVDEKLPTVLVYGHYDVQPPDPINLWDSPPFEPVIKETETHPDGAIFARGACDDKGQMYMHVKALEYMTQNDELPCNIKFMIEGEEEVGSESLGWFLERNREKLANDVILISDTGMISKDVPSITTGLRGLSYVEVEVTGPNRDLHSGLYGGAVANPINILCDMIAQLHDENNHITIPGFYDKVEELSKEERAEMAKAPFNQEAYNKALDINKEHGESGYTTNERNSIRPTLDVNGIWGGYTGEGAKTVIPSKAFAKISMRLVPDQDWKEITQLFKQHFEYLAPESVTVKVKPHHGGTAYVTPIDFVGYQAASKAYEDTFGKTPIPQRSGGSIPIVALFEKELHSKSILMGFGLDSDAIHSPNEHFGIWNYLKGIETIPHFYKHFAAMNS, via the coding sequence ATGAATACAAAACCATACGTAGAACAACACAAAGACCGATTCATCCAAGAGCTCATTGACTTGCTCAAAATTCCATCCATCAGTGCCGATCCAGCTTATAAAGAAGATGTAATTCTTACCGCTGACAAAGTCAAGGAGGCTCTTGAAAAAGCGGGTTGCGATAAGGTTGAAATTTGTGAGACGCCCGGTTATCCGATTGTTTATGGAGAGAGAATAGTGGACGAGAAGTTGCCTACGGTTTTGGTTTATGGTCATTATGATGTACAACCGCCAGATCCTATCAACTTATGGGACAGCCCTCCTTTTGAGCCCGTGATTAAAGAAACAGAAACCCATCCCGATGGAGCCATTTTTGCGAGAGGAGCCTGTGACGATAAAGGGCAAATGTATATGCACGTCAAAGCTCTGGAGTACATGACTCAAAACGATGAACTCCCCTGCAACATCAAATTCATGATCGAGGGCGAGGAAGAAGTGGGTAGCGAGTCACTGGGCTGGTTCCTAGAGCGCAATCGAGAAAAATTGGCAAATGATGTCATCCTCATTTCAGATACGGGCATGATCTCAAAAGATGTTCCCAGCATTACGACTGGATTACGAGGGTTGAGCTATGTAGAAGTAGAAGTTACCGGACCTAACCGCGACCTCCATTCTGGACTTTACGGCGGTGCAGTGGCAAACCCTATCAACATTCTATGCGATATGATTGCACAGCTCCACGACGAGAACAATCATATCACCATTCCAGGATTTTACGATAAGGTTGAGGAACTGAGCAAGGAGGAGCGCGCAGAAATGGCTAAAGCACCATTCAACCAAGAGGCCTACAATAAAGCGCTTGACATTAACAAAGAACATGGTGAAAGTGGTTACACTACAAACGAGCGCAACAGCATACGCCCTACCCTAGATGTAAACGGTATTTGGGGAGGCTACACGGGTGAAGGAGCTAAAACCGTGATCCCAAGTAAAGCATTTGCCAAAATATCCATGCGCCTCGTACCTGATCAAGATTGGAAAGAGATCACCCAGTTGTTCAAGCAGCATTTTGAGTACTTGGCTCCAGAGAGCGTCACGGTAAAAGTAAAACCTCACCACGGCGGTACGGCCTACGTGACACCTATTGATTTTGTAGGTTATCAAGCGGCAAGCAAGGCTTATGAAGATACTTTTGGAAAGACTCCTATTCCTCAGCGCAGCGGTGGATCCATACCTATCGTGGCATTATTTGAGAAGGAATTGCACTCAAAATCCATTCTCATGGGCTTTGGACTGGACAGCGATGCGATCCACTCCCCTAACGAGCATTTCGGGATCTGGAATTACCTAAAGGGGATTGAGACCATACCGCATTTTTACAAACATTTTGCTGCGATGAATAGCTAG